The following are from one region of the Trichoderma breve strain T069 chromosome 5, whole genome shotgun sequence genome:
- a CDS encoding thiF family domain-containing protein, with translation MSSFLSDTLSNSRFQLLATAAVSGATVAGLILGFQALEREERLSELKNSIPLLSTDRGRLNSFGASSESGLDLEDARNIALAKRAQAGDFDEELILEQLARNQVFLTPEGLQKLRDSFVIVVGCGGVGSHCTATLARSGVSKIRLIDFDQVTLSSLNRHAVATLADVGTPKVQCLYRRLIAIAPWIKFDLRQEKFDESVAEAMLAPWKEDGRKPDFIIDAIDNIDTKVALLKYCYDNNLPVISSMGAGCKGDPTKIVIGDIGTSKDDGLSRATRRRLKLLGITSGIPVVYSTEQSGEGKAELLPLPEEEFQKGSVGDLGVMANFRVRILPVLGTMPAIFGLTAANHVILKITGYPISYVPGKARERMYEGILTYVQGSEEKLARMFVPGTTGLKTPLTLGDVAFMTEELYRGRSILSGIPTKLVLIRWKKPETCSMTVIGEEEATRHEKEIFKADKPLEELYDEETIKRVEERMREAEQYEWFRR, from the exons ATGTCTTCATTCTTATCAGATACACTTTCCAATTCCCGGTTCCAGCTGCTCGCAACCGCGGCTGTGTCTGGTGCAACTGTAGCGGGATTGATACTAGGTTTTCAGGCATTGGAACGAGAGGAGCGGCTTTCAGAACTGAAGAACTCCATCCCATTGCTGTCAACCGACAGAGGAAGA TTGAACAGCTTCGGTGCCTCATCAGAATCAGGCCTGGATCTTGAAGATGCTCGCAACATAGCGCTGGCTAAGCGTGCGCAAGCCGGCGATTTCGACGAAGAACTTATTCTGGAGCAGCTTGCACGCAACCAGGTCTTTCTTACACCAGAAGGCCTACAAAAGTTACGAGATTCGTTTGTTATAGTAGTTGGCTGTGGAGGCGTCGGTTCACATTGCACTGCTACCTTGGCTCGGTCAGGTGTCTCCAAGATTCGACTCATCGACTTTGACCAAGTTACGCTCAGCTCATTGAACCGACATGCTGTTGCAACTCTGGCAGATGTTGGCACTCCCAAGGTGCAATGCCTTTATAGAAGACTCATTGCCATCGCCCCCTGGATCAAGTTCGACCTCCGTCAGGAAAAGTTTGATGAATCTGTTGCCGAGGCTATGCTGGCGCCctggaaagaagatggccgtAAACCAGACTTCATTATCGACGCCATCGACAACATCGACACAAAGGTTGCACTGTTAAAGTACTGCTACGACAACAACCTGCCCGTCATCAGCTCCATGGGCGCAGGATGCAAAGGAGATCCCACCAAGATTGTCATCGGTGACATTGGAACGAGTAAAGACGACGGACTATCACGAGCGACGAGACGACGACTTAAGCTTCTCGGCATCACCAGCGGCATACCAGTTGTATACTCTACAGAGCAATctggagagggaaaagctgAGCTGTTACCCCTACCCGAAGAGGAGTTCCAGAAAGGCTCAGTTGGCGACCTTGGTGTCATGGCCAACTTCCGAGTGCGAATTCTGCCTGTGCTGGGCACTATGCCAGCTATCTTTGGGTTGACAGCGGCCAACCATGTTATTCTGAAGATAACTGGATATCCCATCTCATACGTGCCTGGCAAAGCACGAGAACGAATGTATGAAGGTATTCTGACATATGTTCAAGGCTCGGAAGAGAAGCTCGCTCGAATGTTCGTTCCTGGCACTACAGGCCTGAAGACGCCTCTCACACTTGGCGACGTGGCATTCATGACAGAAGAATTGTATCGTGGTCGCAGCATTCTTAGCGGTATCCCTACAAAGCTGGTTCTCATTAGATGGAAGAAGCCTGAAACATGCAGTATGACGGTTATCGGAGAAG AAGAGGCCACGAGACATGAGAAGGAAATCTTCAAGGCAGACAAACCTCTGGAGGAATTGTATGATGAAGAGACCATCAAGCGTGTGGAGGAACGgatgagagaagcagagcagtATGAATGGTTCCGCAGGTAG